The following coding sequences are from one Nicotiana tomentosiformis chromosome 3, ASM39032v3, whole genome shotgun sequence window:
- the LOC138908041 gene encoding uncharacterized protein: MGRFVRVRALDLIPAEDMPFLEKWNMKPVAQMSDPITKLKKWVEGLVSQRSYSERAWMELSKGRLEAHNHGLKKDVAMWPPFGDEEVFPHPPAPRQAKEKKRRDALNSIRRLRDKSEEEEEDNSKLVARVWADVTVQEVLEPASAEVEASRHEEAFLRYREELTHHEAEAWDLIEKSDTYKLLSEKLQDDLVTAWDEHGEMSEQVRQRLEQIKKLQKQVDTIQAKAEEFKNNMDILASKRETVLAQLESAETQLQAAKEKAKANLASELEVARSEVAVANTKADAKVAQFKVDVEAIQATAKSMVYHAKWQARRESLEGVHAQGFDVMAEIEKAKAEETRGQKLAFHEEDSDGLSAFEYGEDPEDGDVTPDEDQAT, encoded by the exons atgggccgatttgttcgagTAAGGGCTTTGGACCTGATCCCTGCTGAAGACATGCCATTTctcgagaaatggaacatgaaac CTGTGGCCCAGATGTCTGATCCAATTACGAAACTTAAAAAATGGGTCGAAGGCCTTGTGTCACAGAGGTCATACTCAGAACGTGCTTGGATGGAGCTGTCGAAGGGTCGATTGGAGGCCCACAATCATG gcCTCAAAAAGGATGTTGCAATGTGGCCCCCATTTGGTGACGAAGAAGTATTTCCCCACCCTCCTGCTCCGAGGCAGGCCAAAGAGAAGAAGAGGAGAGACGCTCTGA ATTCAATCCGTCGATTAAGGGACAAGtctgaagaagaagaggaagataattcCAAATTGGTGGCTCGTGTATGGGCCGACGTCACCGTACAAGAAGTTCTCGAACCGGCGAGCGCTGAAGTTGAAGCATCCCGGCATGAAGAG GCTTTCCTACGATATCGGGAGGAATTGACTCACCATGAAGCCGAGGCCTGGGACCTCATTGAGAAAAGTGACACCTATAAGCTTCTCAGTGAGAAGCTTCAGGATGATTTAGTAACGGCTTGGGACGAGCATGGCGAGATGTCAGAACAG GTTCGTCAGAGGCTCGAACAGATCAAGAAGCTTCAGAAACAAGTAGATACAATACAAGCTAAGGCTGAAGAGTTCAAGAATAATATGGACATCTTAGCCTCGAAAAGGGAAACCGTCCTAGCACAACTGGAGTCGGCCGAGACCCAGCTCCAAGCTGCAAAAGAGAAGGCCAAG GCAAACTTGGCTAgcgaactcgaagtggccagatctgaggtggccGTGGCCAATACCAAAGCTGATGCCAAAGTGGCCCAATTTAAGGTCGATGTCGAGGCCATCCAGGCAACGGCTAAGAGCATGGTGTatcatgcaaaatggcaagctcgaagggaatccctcgagggagttcatgctcagggcttcgatgttaTGGCCGAAATCGAGAAAGCCAAAGCAGAGGAAACTAGGGGCCAGAAGTTGGCCTTTCATGAGGAAGACTCTGATGGCTTAAGTGCGTTCGAATATGGGGAAGATCCCGAGGATGGAGATGTTACCCCCGATGAAGACCAGGCCACTTAG